The proteins below come from a single Roseiflexus sp. RS-1 genomic window:
- a CDS encoding GAF domain-containing protein, producing MTVTQPSLVGEIYDQPVNEAEQRSEVLSNLLDVSTYLVSVLDPTELFAGLVRRVVEVVPAVQAGLLWIYDRQQMALRLESYYGLDLGPATEAICRLRLRPGEGLAGEALRRGEPLLIETRSSYRDLARRVSPRSEPDICAFLERLPRELTAVILPLRIGAEVIGVLELMNLGNRPQLRRTDLQVLQTFSNLAAGAIKNAQLHAQMQAHQRRLEAFGAIGTVISTAADLDELMRNVLDVVLGVVEASVGVLFLLDPGRGVLQPGAWRHVPPQFVEQNREIQVAGAACEEAVRYGQPIRRPLIVGTGEELLLEAGLAGCAYVPLLAGGTVVGVIGIYGDASLPERIDVQTVMMMSNLIGFAIANVRLYQESHIERRKLTAVINSIVEGVVLCDRLGRLVLANRTAMELLSSDSFTSFPYQQPISSMVDFYAIRDLEGRMLPVERLPLARALAGEVFHDYRVLLRGASGEDTVMSFSGAPVYGDMNTIEGAVVIFRDITEHQKLERAKDDFLAVAAHELRSPLAAVRSYADLLIRREQRRDKEDTTELRGLTILSQQVSHMLRLVDNLLDMSRLDAGLFSLQLQQVNLVALTHQVIEQLRPVIGERDVTLTCDAPDLLVICDPLRIRQVLTNLLVNAVRYSGPGSPVEIAEVVIRSDVLAARYAHQPPATLRALVGEMQRHPRPLALITVRDHGIGMSEETMQRLFQRYARGRHRSGEGLGLGLYLSYEMTVRHGGTIWAESIEGRGSTFYVALPIGGPHQDKSPDAAT from the coding sequence ATGACCGTTACGCAGCCGTCGCTTGTGGGTGAAATCTACGATCAACCAGTCAACGAAGCGGAACAGCGGAGCGAGGTTCTGAGCAACCTGCTCGATGTTTCGACCTACCTGGTTTCCGTTCTCGACCCGACCGAACTGTTTGCGGGATTGGTGCGGCGCGTCGTCGAAGTGGTGCCCGCTGTCCAGGCCGGGTTGCTCTGGATCTACGACCGACAGCAGATGGCGCTGCGGCTGGAGTCGTACTACGGGCTTGATCTCGGTCCTGCCACCGAAGCGATCTGCCGTCTGCGATTGCGCCCGGGCGAAGGGCTGGCAGGTGAAGCGTTGCGGCGCGGCGAGCCGCTCCTCATCGAAACGCGCTCATCATACCGTGATCTGGCGCGACGGGTCAGCCCGCGCAGTGAACCGGACATATGCGCCTTCCTCGAACGTCTGCCGCGCGAGTTGACGGCTGTGATTCTGCCGCTGCGCATCGGTGCGGAAGTGATTGGCGTGCTGGAATTGATGAATCTCGGCAACCGTCCACAACTGCGCCGCACCGATCTGCAAGTGCTGCAAACGTTCAGCAACCTGGCAGCCGGCGCAATTAAGAATGCGCAACTCCACGCCCAAATGCAGGCGCACCAGCGACGACTGGAAGCGTTCGGCGCGATTGGCACGGTGATCAGCACGGCGGCGGATCTTGACGAACTCATGCGCAATGTGCTTGATGTCGTGCTTGGCGTTGTGGAAGCGTCGGTTGGCGTACTGTTCCTCCTCGATCCCGGTCGTGGCGTGTTGCAACCCGGCGCCTGGCGTCACGTTCCGCCGCAGTTCGTCGAACAGAACCGTGAAATCCAGGTCGCTGGCGCAGCGTGCGAAGAGGCGGTGCGCTACGGTCAACCGATCCGTCGTCCGCTCATCGTCGGGACCGGCGAAGAACTGTTGCTGGAAGCCGGTCTTGCGGGATGCGCCTATGTGCCGCTGCTGGCAGGCGGCACGGTGGTGGGAGTGATCGGGATCTATGGCGACGCCTCCCTGCCAGAACGCATCGATGTGCAGACAGTGATGATGATGAGCAACCTGATCGGGTTCGCCATCGCCAACGTGCGTCTGTATCAGGAAAGCCACATCGAGCGCCGGAAACTGACTGCGGTGATCAACAGCATTGTCGAAGGGGTGGTGTTGTGTGATCGCCTCGGTCGCCTGGTGCTCGCCAATCGTACTGCAATGGAACTGCTCTCGTCCGACTCGTTCACGTCATTCCCCTACCAGCAACCGATCAGTTCGATGGTGGATTTCTATGCCATCCGCGATCTGGAGGGACGCATGCTGCCGGTTGAACGTCTGCCGCTGGCGCGTGCGCTTGCCGGAGAGGTATTTCACGATTACCGGGTGTTGCTGCGCGGCGCCAGTGGCGAAGATACGGTGATGAGTTTCAGCGGCGCCCCCGTGTATGGCGATATGAACACCATCGAAGGCGCGGTTGTCATCTTTCGGGATATTACCGAGCACCAGAAACTGGAGCGCGCAAAAGACGACTTCCTGGCAGTCGCAGCTCACGAACTGCGCAGTCCGCTGGCTGCGGTGCGCAGTTACGCCGATCTGCTCATCCGACGCGAGCAGCGGCGTGATAAGGAAGATACGACCGAGTTGCGCGGTCTGACCATCCTTTCGCAACAGGTCAGCCATATGCTGCGCCTGGTTGATAACCTGCTCGATATGTCGCGCCTGGATGCGGGTCTCTTCAGTCTGCAACTTCAGCAGGTCAACCTGGTGGCATTGACGCACCAGGTGATCGAGCAGTTGCGCCCGGTCATCGGCGAACGCGACGTGACCCTGACCTGCGACGCTCCCGATCTGCTGGTCATCTGTGATCCGCTGCGTATCCGTCAGGTGCTGACGAATCTGCTGGTCAATGCGGTGCGATACAGCGGGCCCGGCTCTCCCGTCGAAATTGCGGAAGTCGTTATTCGATCAGACGTGCTGGCGGCAAGGTATGCCCATCAACCGCCAGCAACGTTGCGCGCCCTGGTCGGTGAGATGCAACGTCATCCCAGACCGCTGGCGTTGATCACGGTGCGCGATCATGGCATTGGCATGTCGGAAGAGACGATGCAACGCCTGTTTCAGCGGTATGCGCGTGGTCGTCATCGCAGCGGCGAAGGTCTTGGGCTGGGGTTGTATCTCAGTTACGAAATGACCGTGCGTCATGGCGGCACAATCTGGGCGGAAAGCATCGAAGGACGCGGCAGCACCTTTTATGTCGCACTTCCGATAGGGGGTCCGCATCAGGACAAAAGTCCTGATGCAGCAACGTAA
- a CDS encoding zinc ribbon domain-containing protein, with translation MIRCPQCQAELEEGKRFCPQCGARLTEPTGDAGKTTVTPPEPPGDVGRTVLLPPEGDAGKTMVAPPQPPGDVGRTVLLPPEGDAGKTMVAPPQPPGDVGRTVLLPPEGDAGKTMVTPPQPTSSGAPSSSAGLQTILEDPARRQSPSPAGGSFGLPPAAPPTTPSAGGGFGLPPSPPPPAGGGFGLPPAAPPTTPSAGGGFGVPPSPPPPAGGGAGRLPPVPPSAVRGASGAPAATTTAKKGPNWLLIIGIILGVLVLACVLILGSLYWIGQQAAQSLGTAVAVTAVSIGEPSASTDFPNVLLRDSLASEATSQFTAGQTESGDYRFENGAFVIESLDTDQIVWQTIDEVVDDASFEIEATVDKPRSAAIALLFRYQDNQNFYILNIDGRGRYRVARYVNDEFSVLSDWKTSPAINAAGSSNRLRIDMAGDALTFFCNGQRLTSLRDSAFRSGNLAFGTETFDEGQGVVRFTNLVVRGR, from the coding sequence ATGATTCGCTGCCCGCAGTGTCAGGCTGAACTTGAGGAAGGAAAACGCTTCTGCCCGCAGTGCGGTGCGCGTTTGACGGAACCAACAGGCGATGCTGGCAAAACCACGGTCACACCGCCAGAGCCGCCGGGCGACGTCGGGCGCACGGTGCTGCTGCCGCCGGAAGGCGACGCTGGTAAAACCATGGTCGCGCCGCCGCAACCGCCGGGCGACGTCGGGCGCACGGTGCTGCTGCCGCCGGAAGGCGACGCTGGTAAAACCATGGTCGCGCCGCCGCAACCGCCGGGCGACGTCGGGCGCACGGTGCTGCTGCCGCCGGAAGGCGACGCTGGTAAAACCATGGTCACGCCGCCGCAACCGACTTCGTCAGGTGCACCATCGAGCAGTGCAGGATTGCAGACGATCCTCGAAGATCCAGCCCGCAGGCAATCGCCGTCTCCTGCGGGTGGCAGCTTCGGATTGCCTCCCGCCGCCCCGCCGACCACCCCTTCAGCAGGTGGCGGATTCGGTCTGCCGCCATCACCGCCGCCCCCTGCCGGGGGCGGATTCGGCTTGCCTCCGGCAGCCCCACCGACCACCCCTTCAGCAGGCGGCGGATTCGGTGTGCCGCCATCACCGCCGCCCCCTGCGGGCGGTGGAGCGGGGAGGCTTCCCCCAGTCCCGCCATCGGCGGTTAGGGGCGCATCGGGCGCTCCTGCTGCCACGACAACTGCAAAGAAGGGACCGAACTGGCTGCTGATCATCGGTATCATTCTTGGCGTCCTGGTGCTGGCGTGCGTCCTCATCCTCGGCAGCTTGTACTGGATCGGTCAGCAGGCGGCTCAATCATTGGGCACAGCCGTTGCTGTCACCGCGGTCAGCATTGGCGAACCATCGGCATCGACCGATTTCCCCAACGTGCTGCTGCGCGATTCGCTCGCCAGCGAAGCGACCAGTCAGTTTACTGCTGGACAAACGGAGAGCGGCGATTACCGTTTTGAGAATGGCGCCTTTGTGATCGAATCGCTCGACACCGATCAGATCGTCTGGCAGACCATCGACGAGGTGGTTGATGATGCGTCGTTCGAGATCGAGGCGACGGTCGATAAGCCGCGCAGTGCAGCCATTGCGCTGCTCTTCCGCTATCAGGACAATCAGAATTTCTACATCCTCAACATTGATGGCCGCGGACGCTACCGCGTTGCGCGCTATGTGAACGATGAATTCTCGGTTCTGAGCGACTGGAAGACTTCTCCGGCGATCAATGCCGCCGGTTCGTCCAACCGGTTGCGGATCGACATGGCTGGCGATGCGCTGACCTTCTTCTGCAATGGACAGCGTCTCACCAGTCTACGCGATAGCGCCTTCCGTAGCGGCAATCTTGCATTCGGCACGGAAACATTCGATGAAGGACAGGGAGTGGTTCGTTTCACTAACCTGGTGGTGCGTGGTCGGTAG
- a CDS encoding UDP-glucose dehydrogenase family protein, with protein MKIIVVGTGFVGLTHAAVCSEYGHEVYAYDIDHQRIEAYRSCRPEAIEHYVHEPGLTSIILENHGRYLFFVDDVESVIEGADALFLCLPTPPKPDGSSDLSYYFAAARYLAELLARRRDQRRVVVINKSTVPIGTARQLERVLREYNVPNAGVASNPEFLPEGDAVEKSRRPDRVVVGADNEEDFRIIRRIYSQFVNHVRIRYIETTPETAEAIKYVANTLLLTYISFWNGVGARLAETFPNIIMEDLKRGVTADARISTWGSYVSNGAGGSCFGKDIQSLIYQLKTAGQSVDILQSVYGINEYQKTYLIDRAIREAGVSFNNKTVALLGLAFKQRTNDMRDSSALKVVEALLGRGVRSIRAYDPMALREARKFFDPEKNHLFERISYHTSVREALAGTDMLFISTDWEEFRGLSRTIEETVSPPYLVIDGRRMIPDYTELVAAGYGYLAVGSPYMPPGDTLPGRGRSRL; from the coding sequence ATGAAAATCATTGTTGTCGGCACCGGATTCGTGGGCCTGACTCATGCAGCGGTATGCTCGGAGTATGGTCACGAAGTGTACGCATATGATATTGATCACCAGCGTATCGAGGCATATCGGTCATGCCGCCCAGAGGCGATCGAGCACTACGTGCACGAACCAGGACTGACGAGCATTATTCTCGAAAATCATGGGCGGTATCTGTTCTTCGTCGATGATGTCGAGTCGGTCATCGAGGGCGCCGATGCGCTCTTCTTATGCCTGCCCACGCCACCCAAACCGGACGGCTCGTCGGACCTGAGTTACTACTTCGCGGCAGCGCGCTATCTGGCGGAACTGCTGGCGCGGCGGCGTGATCAGCGTCGCGTGGTGGTGATCAACAAGAGCACGGTGCCGATCGGCACGGCGCGTCAACTTGAGCGCGTGTTGCGCGAGTATAACGTTCCCAACGCGGGGGTCGCTTCGAACCCGGAGTTTCTTCCTGAAGGCGACGCGGTCGAGAAATCGCGCCGTCCGGATCGCGTCGTGGTCGGCGCCGACAATGAGGAGGATTTCCGCATCATTCGCCGGATCTACTCGCAGTTCGTCAACCACGTGCGCATCCGGTATATCGAAACCACGCCGGAAACGGCGGAAGCGATCAAGTACGTCGCAAATACGCTTTTGCTGACCTACATCTCCTTCTGGAACGGGGTTGGGGCGCGTCTTGCCGAAACATTCCCTAACATTATCATGGAGGATTTGAAGCGCGGCGTGACTGCCGATGCGCGCATCAGCACGTGGGGATCGTATGTCTCGAACGGCGCTGGCGGATCCTGTTTCGGCAAGGATATTCAGTCGCTCATCTACCAGCTGAAAACCGCCGGTCAGTCGGTCGATATTTTGCAGTCGGTCTACGGCATCAACGAATACCAGAAGACCTACCTGATCGACCGTGCGATCCGTGAGGCGGGGGTCAGTTTCAACAACAAGACCGTGGCGCTCCTGGGGCTTGCGTTCAAGCAGCGCACCAATGACATGCGCGACTCATCGGCGCTCAAGGTGGTCGAAGCGCTGCTGGGCAGGGGGGTGCGCTCCATCCGCGCCTATGATCCGATGGCGTTGCGTGAAGCACGCAAGTTTTTCGACCCGGAAAAGAACCATCTGTTCGAGCGCATTTCGTACCATACCTCGGTGCGCGAGGCGCTCGCTGGCACCGACATGCTCTTTATCTCCACCGACTGGGAAGAGTTTCGCGGTCTGTCGCGCACCATCGAGGAGACGGTATCTCCTCCCTACCTGGTGATCGATGGGCGGCGGATGATCCCTGACTATACGGAACTGGTTGCCGCCGGCTATGGGTATCTCGCCGTCGGATCGCCCTATATGCCGCCTGGCGATACGCTGCCAGGTCGTGGCAGGAGTCGTCTCTGA
- a CDS encoding sensor histidine kinase: protein MEAQVPTNQMYDIVEWTSSDDPLLESLGRIAQSVERATTLDQLLHLSLIELTRLCRADRAIALLKDVQGRAVWVCEYPQSGDAPELTLDAISGAADAMRLRRPIIVHPQEQALLARDVRVLLVAPLIARDETLGALAICSAHATRTFDSKDVALIRALSGQIALVIMSHRSCESVERRTQELKTLNDIASVVTSTLDTREVYRLVVQQLSDYFHVEAGSLLLVDEATGDLEFVMTIEGGEEKLAGFRVPAGQGVVGHVVRTGRWEIVHDVSRDPRFYRQISEATGFSTRSILCVPMIAKGRVIGAIELLNKIGGDFDEEDALRLMRMAAFIAVAIENARLFQQVTAGRDRMASVLRSTADGILMADMRGEIQIANPLAVEICGCPEESLIGRRIDDVVAELYARAHDITTPSWSQEVAVPAQISDLAFASGAHRYVRLIRLPVYDAQNEPRGELLILRDITQERDLEQLREDYTSMLVHDLRAPLTSIMNGVMMLQRGIVGPVTEQQQELLKIAYQGSQTMLHLINTLLDISKMEQGRMDLDLKPLPIFSVIDQAIERLQHLASSRGVTIEQRLAPYLPPVEIDGEKIVRVLQNLLDNAIKFSPAQGVVTIGAFLAGGTHAPPDDVPVHVTFNDSRDYLVVWVQDRGPGIPPAYFQRIFEKFGQVRGRKVRGTGLGLTFCRLAVEAHGGRIWVESEEGAGSVFAFALPING from the coding sequence ATGGAAGCTCAGGTTCCGACAAATCAGATGTATGACATCGTCGAATGGACCTCCAGCGATGATCCGCTTCTGGAGAGTCTGGGACGGATCGCACAATCGGTTGAGCGCGCCACGACTCTCGACCAACTGCTGCACCTCTCACTGATCGAGTTGACCCGTCTCTGCCGCGCGGATCGTGCGATTGCGCTACTGAAGGACGTTCAGGGGCGGGCAGTATGGGTCTGTGAATATCCTCAATCCGGCGATGCCCCTGAGTTGACGCTGGACGCTATATCGGGCGCTGCGGACGCAATGCGACTGCGGCGCCCGATAATTGTGCATCCCCAAGAACAGGCATTGCTGGCGCGCGACGTTCGGGTGCTGCTGGTCGCGCCGCTGATCGCCCGTGACGAAACGCTTGGCGCTCTGGCTATCTGTAGCGCTCATGCCACGCGGACATTCGATAGCAAGGATGTGGCGCTCATCAGGGCGCTGAGCGGGCAGATCGCGCTGGTAATCATGTCGCACCGCAGTTGCGAATCGGTCGAGCGACGCACGCAAGAACTCAAAACCCTCAACGATATTGCGTCAGTTGTCACATCGACGCTCGATACCCGTGAAGTGTACCGCCTGGTCGTCCAGCAACTCAGCGATTATTTTCACGTCGAAGCCGGTTCGTTACTGCTCGTTGATGAAGCGACCGGCGACCTCGAGTTTGTGATGACCATCGAAGGCGGCGAAGAAAAGCTTGCCGGTTTTCGCGTTCCGGCTGGACAGGGTGTTGTCGGGCATGTGGTGCGCACCGGTCGATGGGAGATCGTGCACGATGTCAGCCGCGATCCGCGCTTCTATCGCCAGATTAGCGAGGCGACCGGTTTTTCGACGCGCTCGATCCTGTGTGTGCCGATGATTGCCAAGGGGCGGGTCATCGGCGCCATCGAACTGCTGAACAAGATCGGCGGGGATTTCGACGAAGAGGATGCGCTGCGGTTGATGCGCATGGCTGCGTTCATTGCGGTTGCCATCGAGAATGCCCGCCTGTTCCAACAGGTGACTGCGGGGCGTGATCGCATGGCATCCGTGCTTCGCTCAACTGCCGATGGCATTCTGATGGCCGATATGCGCGGCGAGATACAGATCGCCAATCCGCTGGCGGTTGAGATTTGCGGATGTCCAGAAGAGTCGTTGATCGGCCGGCGGATCGACGATGTCGTGGCGGAATTGTATGCGCGCGCCCACGACATCACGACCCCATCGTGGAGCCAGGAGGTTGCGGTACCGGCGCAGATCAGCGATCTGGCGTTTGCGAGCGGAGCGCACCGGTATGTGCGCCTGATCCGTCTCCCTGTCTACGATGCCCAGAATGAGCCGCGCGGCGAGTTGCTGATCCTTCGCGATATTACGCAGGAACGCGATCTGGAACAGTTGCGCGAGGATTACACCAGTATGCTGGTGCACGACCTGCGCGCACCGCTTACATCGATCATGAACGGCGTGATGATGCTTCAGCGCGGCATCGTCGGACCGGTGACCGAACAGCAGCAGGAGTTGCTGAAGATCGCCTATCAGGGCAGTCAGACGATGCTGCACCTGATCAATACGCTGCTCGATATCTCAAAGATGGAACAGGGCCGGATGGACCTGGACCTCAAGCCATTGCCGATCTTCAGCGTCATCGATCAGGCAATCGAGCGCCTGCAGCATCTGGCCAGCAGTCGCGGCGTGACGATTGAACAACGCCTGGCGCCCTATCTCCCGCCGGTCGAGATCGATGGCGAAAAGATCGTGCGCGTGTTGCAGAACCTGCTCGATAATGCGATCAAGTTCTCTCCGGCGCAGGGCGTGGTGACTATCGGCGCGTTCCTGGCAGGAGGAACACATGCACCGCCGGATGATGTACCGGTGCATGTGACGTTCAACGATTCACGAGACTATCTGGTCGTATGGGTGCAGGACCGCGGTCCGGGCATTCCACCTGCCTATTTTCAGCGCATCTTCGAAAAGTTCGGTCAGGTGCGCGGGCGAAAGGTGCGCGGGACCGGGCTGGGGTTGACCTTCTGCCGCCTGGCAGTGGAAGCGCACGGCGGGCGCATCTGGGTTGAGAGCGAAGAAGGCGCCGGGAGCGTGTTCGCATTTGCACTGCCCATCAATGGATAG
- a CDS encoding ATP-binding protein — translation MRGLVSVFRSHIRYKIILPYLALTLVVMMAGAAIAVGLVAASWEERLQNQLAQVARNTTDALVRRERNNLEFLRQVVFAPANQDIPAVADAFASGDDEQVMRALEPYYRFGVGSVNLDFDRMIAFDRNGKTLVDWLRVSEDPDALPARITTTDLSGLDFVRAIVSGTTIDGNDKFANLIYFAPDVQPYFYTVAPVRRGNDVVGGVLIAVKCDRLLASLERSSQAAVTTFYDLSGRAISTTLLPRAELSTLDMPPQVLQALLNGQAQSIFTVELRQRGYQLAYSPLVIANVQVGYFSVGLSRDFQVQQLSLSRNIVTAIAIVLATGSVILGYQIARRITRPLADLVATAEAVTGGDLEARTTVMSPDEFGRLALAFNQMTEHLARLYRTSRDLNQAIEVTPVLKVAERAVRSLLPDADVLALIAEEGALRYHVDEGLPAIVRSLRHVRVPVSDPLVREISETQQAVLLSSQDEPRLTAFGLTQVAGYQSLLLSPLVVQDEPAGVLIIAHREPAAFTGSVLPSVVAIANMTTSVLYNAVLFDRVQREALRRRAILESIADGVVVLDRQRRILIVNRAAEQMLGMSDWRLVQRSFSDIPLTRVEVRHEMFSENGATQRDLYRLGDRVLRLSHAPVTTDEGTQIGEVVVLHDISAEVAVDQAKTDFIATISHELRSPLTVIYGYTDLLLRGMVGELSGEQRDLLEAVRNRVELMNNIVRNVIMVASIEANTLQTDFAAQDVRRMIDEAVAPMRKSFEKKGLALTVTTPDDLPPVRADREQLLIILGQVIDNARRYTQQGEVTITAHQRDNGMVQIDVSDTGPGIPADAMNRLFTRFFRVEGNNSPERGSGLGLVITRQLVERHGGKVWAHSEVGRGSTFSIALPIAHEYTNTITSPGGTGATA, via the coding sequence ATGCGCGGGCTTGTATCGGTCTTCCGCTCACACATCCGATACAAAATCATCCTCCCCTACCTGGCGCTGACCCTGGTGGTGATGATGGCGGGGGCGGCGATTGCCGTTGGTCTGGTGGCGGCCTCGTGGGAAGAGCGGTTGCAGAACCAGCTTGCGCAGGTGGCGCGTAACACCACCGATGCCCTGGTGCGCCGCGAGCGCAACAATCTGGAGTTCTTGCGGCAGGTGGTGTTCGCGCCGGCCAACCAGGATATTCCGGCAGTCGCCGATGCGTTTGCCAGCGGTGACGATGAGCAGGTTATGCGCGCACTCGAACCGTACTATCGTTTTGGCGTTGGGAGCGTTAACCTCGATTTTGACCGCATGATCGCCTTTGATCGCAACGGCAAGACTCTCGTCGACTGGTTGCGCGTTTCAGAAGACCCTGACGCCCTGCCTGCCCGGATCACGACGACCGATCTGTCGGGGCTGGATTTTGTGCGCGCGATTGTCTCAGGAACAACGATTGACGGAAACGATAAATTTGCGAACCTGATCTACTTTGCGCCTGATGTGCAACCCTATTTCTACACCGTTGCGCCGGTGCGCCGGGGAAATGACGTCGTCGGCGGGGTTCTGATTGCGGTCAAGTGTGATCGTTTGCTCGCTTCACTCGAACGAAGCAGTCAGGCAGCAGTGACCACCTTCTACGACCTGTCGGGGCGGGCGATCAGCACCACCCTGTTGCCGCGCGCAGAGTTGAGCACCCTCGATATGCCGCCGCAGGTGCTGCAGGCATTGCTCAACGGGCAGGCGCAGTCGATCTTCACTGTCGAACTGCGCCAGCGCGGGTATCAACTGGCGTACAGTCCGCTGGTGATAGCGAATGTTCAGGTCGGTTACTTCTCGGTCGGTCTCTCGCGCGATTTTCAGGTGCAGCAGTTGTCGCTCAGTCGCAATATCGTGACGGCGATTGCCATCGTGCTGGCAACCGGGTCGGTAATTCTGGGGTATCAGATTGCGCGGCGGATCACCCGCCCGCTGGCGGATCTGGTGGCGACTGCCGAAGCAGTGACGGGCGGCGATCTCGAAGCGCGCACCACAGTCATGTCGCCGGATGAATTCGGTCGTCTGGCGCTGGCGTTCAATCAGATGACCGAGCATCTGGCGCGATTGTACCGCACGAGTCGCGACCTCAATCAGGCTATCGAGGTGACGCCGGTATTGAAGGTGGCGGAACGCGCCGTGCGTTCCCTGTTGCCCGATGCGGACGTGCTGGCGTTGATCGCCGAGGAAGGCGCGTTGCGCTACCATGTCGATGAAGGGCTGCCCGCCATCGTGCGCAGTCTGCGCCACGTTCGGGTGCCGGTGAGCGATCCGCTGGTGCGCGAGATCAGTGAAACGCAACAGGCGGTGCTGCTGTCGTCGCAGGATGAGCCGCGCCTGACGGCGTTCGGTCTCACGCAGGTCGCCGGATATCAGAGTCTGCTGCTCTCCCCGCTGGTCGTTCAGGATGAACCGGCTGGCGTGCTGATCATCGCGCACCGTGAACCCGCCGCATTTACCGGCAGTGTGCTGCCATCGGTGGTTGCGATTGCCAACATGACGACCAGTGTGCTGTACAACGCCGTGCTGTTTGACCGGGTTCAGCGCGAAGCGCTACGGCGACGCGCCATTCTCGAGTCGATTGCCGATGGCGTTGTGGTGCTGGATCGCCAGCGTCGGATCCTGATCGTCAACCGTGCTGCCGAGCAGATGCTGGGCATGAGCGACTGGCGCCTGGTGCAGCGTTCGTTCAGCGATATACCGCTGACGCGCGTTGAAGTCCGCCACGAGATGTTCAGCGAGAATGGCGCTACCCAGCGCGACCTGTACCGCCTGGGTGATCGCGTCCTGCGGTTGAGCCACGCACCCGTAACGACCGACGAGGGGACGCAGATCGGCGAAGTGGTGGTGCTGCACGATATTTCGGCGGAGGTCGCCGTCGATCAGGCGAAAACCGATTTTATCGCCACGATTTCCCACGAATTGCGTTCGCCGCTGACGGTGATCTACGGCTACACCGATCTGCTGCTGCGCGGCATGGTCGGCGAGTTGAGCGGCGAGCAGCGCGATCTGCTCGAAGCGGTGCGCAACCGCGTTGAGTTGATGAACAATATCGTCAGGAATGTCATCATGGTCGCCAGTATCGAAGCCAACACGTTGCAGACCGACTTCGCAGCGCAGGATGTGCGCCGGATGATCGATGAAGCGGTCGCGCCGATGCGGAAGTCGTTCGAGAAGAAGGGGCTGGCGTTGACCGTGACAACGCCCGACGATCTGCCGCCGGTGCGCGCCGACCGTGAGCAGCTGTTGATTATCCTGGGACAGGTGATTGATAACGCGCGGCGCTATACTCAGCAGGGCGAAGTGACAATCACGGCGCATCAACGCGACAATGGCATGGTGCAGATCGATGTTTCCGATACAGGACCGGGCATTCCTGCCGATGCGATGAACCGATTGTTCACGCGCTTCTTCCGTGTCGAAGGGAACAATTCTCCCGAACGCGGCAGCGGTCTGGGACTGGTCATCACCCGGCAACTGGTCGAACGTCACGGCGGAAAGGTGTGGGCGCACAGCGAAGTTGGGCGCGGCAGCACATTCAGCATAGCACTCCCTATCGCCCATGAGTACACAAACACCATCACCAGCCCGGGCGGAACGGGCGCGACAGCCTGA